From a single Terriglobales bacterium genomic region:
- the cmk gene encoding (d)CMP kinase produces MPRPKGLVIAIDGPAGAGKSTIAARLARKLGYVNLESGAMYRALALKAVEGDVGFDDENALAELAEKSHIVLEPTLGGNRVLLDGQDVSLRIREQDVTEAASKVSVHPKVRQWMVAHQRALGEPGGVIMEGRDIGTKVFPDADLKIFLDADAAVRGERRYRQAPAGAETRPESVLAELRERDRRDRERAASPLVAAADAVVIDSTGLSIDDVLARIEGLIAERQARTAHS; encoded by the coding sequence ATGCCGCGCCCCAAGGGTCTGGTGATCGCCATCGACGGCCCCGCGGGCGCGGGGAAGAGCACCATCGCCGCGCGCCTGGCGCGCAAGCTCGGCTACGTCAATCTGGAAAGCGGCGCGATGTATCGCGCGCTGGCGCTCAAGGCGGTCGAGGGCGACGTGGGGTTCGACGACGAGAACGCGCTGGCGGAGCTGGCGGAGAAGTCGCACATCGTGCTCGAGCCCACCCTGGGCGGCAACCGCGTGCTGCTCGACGGCCAGGACGTGAGCCTGCGCATCCGCGAGCAGGACGTGACCGAGGCCGCTTCCAAGGTCAGCGTGCATCCCAAGGTCCGGCAATGGATGGTCGCGCACCAGCGCGCGCTGGGCGAACCGGGCGGCGTCATCATGGAGGGCCGCGACATCGGGACCAAGGTCTTCCCGGACGCCGACCTGAAGATCTTCCTCGACGCCGACGCCGCGGTGCGGGGCGAGCGGCGCTACCGGCAGGCGCCCGCCGGCGCGGAGACGCGTCCGGAAAGCGTGCTGGCGGAACTGCGGGAGCGCGACCGGCGCGACCGCGAGCGCGCGGCCTCGCCGCTGGTCGCCGCCGCCGACGCCGTCGTCATCGATTCCACCGGCCTTTCCATCGACGACGTGCTCGCCCGCATCGAGGGGCTGATCGCGGAGAGGCAAGCCCGGACGGCACATTCCTGA